The window TACTGTCAGCCTCTTCAAATAGATTATAAAAGATACCTGAGTCCAAGAAATTTTATAAACCCCCCCTCCTCCACTTCCTGCCCTTGCGCAGGGGCACAGCACAAGTTGAGCACAGGAAGAAGAAAATCAATCACTATGTAAAAGTAATGAGAATGCACTTACTAACACAATACCGATGAAGAAGACAGAAGACAATTAGCACCCCAGGAACAAGTTAACTGTTGCAGCTTTTTCAAATGCCCCAAAAACCAGTCTCTCTTGTCTATATTTGTAGTACTTGCTCGCAGGAATTGCAATAGCACATTGTTATATAAGGGTGCCAAGAGTTTTTTCTAGCCTCTTAAGAATGATTGTAGAAACATACTGACAAACCATTCCAAGGCTGATTGGATCTGGAGGAAAAAATATCTAGAGCAATTTGGATTTCTTCAGTCTAGCACACTATCAGCTTTTTCAACAGACAAAAGATGAAGAGTAAGCATTAGAAGCTGGGTTGAACAATGGAAGAAGTGAAGCTTCAAGATTACAAATTCAAACAATATGATTATTGTCTGCTATTGACATGTTAAATGGCATGTACTTGTCAAAATATGTGGTACTAAATGCCATTCTTTGAAAATGATATATCAGAGCTAATACGGACACAAGTAGAAGATAACTAAACAACCACAATATAGAGAAAACACATCCACATTAACAAATAGTAAGTCATTCTTTTAAGCCAAACAGAACAGTAACACTATGCTCACAGAAAATATAATCGTCTAAACATGGTTTCAAATATTTGTAAACAGCCTACAACTTCCTATAATTCTATTGGGTTGGCATCAGTTGCACCCTCTTCATCTTCAGGCAGCAATTCAGAAGGGAAATCACCTCTGAGAATCTGAACTTTAAAATGGATTTTGTTAGTGCTGCACTCTGAAAGTTCAAACACAAGTGCATCCCCTACCTTGAGATCATTATCATCCACAAATTTTTTCCACTCAGCACTAAATTTGTTATTATTAGAATAGTAGAACATATCCCACTTCTTTCGACCACAAGTAAGAACTGCTGGCGCTCCAGCAGCAGGTAGCTCTTTGTTCATTTTTCTCGGTAAATACTGTCAATATACAAACAAATTCAGTGGCTGATCCAATATAAAAGCTGCGGGTTCAGAACTCAAATACAGGTAAGGTTAATAATATAATTttagaacaacaacaataacaaaccgaTATAATCTCACAATTAGGGTCTGAGCACGCTTACCCCTATCTTGGGAAGGTAGTGAAACTGTTTCTTATATACCTCGGCCTAAGGAAGACTTGGGAAGGTAGAGAAACTGTTTCTTATATACCTCGGCCTAAGGAAGACGTATAAATCAAAGATTTGAaacaaaaaaaaggggggggggggggaaaagGGAATTACCATGCCATAGTGGGGCTTGACAGTAGTTTTTGTGAGAATTATATCAACATAGGGTTTGCCAGAAAGTGGCCAGTATTCACCATTGTCGATTTCTTCGATTCCAGTGCTTTCAATCTCGGGTGTGGAGATATCATCGTGGTTTGAAACATGTACAGAAGATGGTATGCTCTGAAAAAATCAAAGGATCATACAACCGTTAAATTATAGAAGGGAATCGAAACAAAAAATGTAGAAGAGAGAATTTGCTAGGAATCATGGGAATGTACCTCCATTGCAGTTTCAACAGATAATTGGAGTTCTTGTTCCATTTTCTTATTCTTCAGCAAACGAGTGGAGTTTCGGTACTACCTATTCTACTTAGGGTCAACATGTAtcatttatattaattttttggCGAAATACCTCGAACTATCCCTAAACTTGGTTCAGATTATTAGTATCCTCCCCAAactatttttagataatttttttgaatacaatttataataaaacttggatagaactacattatttaggctaaatatttttatttggccaaaaataataaagtttcagttaatctttttttgaatttgacctgaaaataaatatttatagaaTTGAATTAAATAGTCAAgacatctaaaaagttataaaaaatacatagtttgaaattaattattttggctatatttttttatataactcTAAATTACGGTACTCTAATTTTTTTAACAGATTTTacctaaaaaagtaaaaatacacagttgaaataaatagttattgcatcaaaagaagaaataaaaaaagtgTATAATTGCAAGAAATTACAAGTGCAATCgtacactctttttatttcttcttttgatgcaatgactatttatttcaactatgtatttttttataactttttagatgccttgactatttatttcaattgtataaatctttattttcaggtcaaattcaaaaaaagattaactaaaactttattatttttggtcaaataaaaatattcagcctaaataatgtagttgtatccaagttttattttaaattttattcgaaaaaaaatatctaaaaaagtaatattcttaaaaagataaaaaaatattttatttttcaaaaaaatgccacATAGACAGAAAAATCCACGTGGCAGGTGAATACACCTACACTTTTTGTCACATCAACGTCTTGTGGGGTAATGACCCTCAAAAGGTCAAGTTGAGGGGGGTAATTAAGACCGGGCATAGTTCGGGGAGGATACTAATAATCTGAGCCAAGTTTAGGGGTGGTTTAAGGTATTTTgcctaattttaaattatgtttgttttcattatggcttattgagagtatttattttatgtgattttattattggtCGAGCATTCTGCCCCCAAAAAGTTAGAGGAAATTATCTCACTATTATTATTACATACTGTTGTTCGTTTTTAAAAGATGTTCCTAAAATGTCTGCCCAAACATAATTTAATACAAATATTGGAGGAACGGCCAAAAGGGTAGGATTTTCAAAAACCTTCTTTTTTGCACCGTCCTTGGCCAATGCATTAGCAACTCTATTTTGTTCACTGAAATTGTGCTTGATTACCAGATTCCCAAGTTCTTGCATCAGCTGTCCGCATTTATAGATAATAGACTCGTAAACTATATTGCCATTGGCTATCATTCTGATTACCTCAGTGGAGTTTTTGGCGATCTCAAGTGGAGTGAGGTTATAAGCTTTAGCAATTCTGAGACCCTGCATAATAGTTGATAGCTCAACAAGATTGTTAGTAGCGTGAGGAAAACCTGCCATGAAACCCATACTCCAGTCTCCCTAACTGTTTCTAATCGTAATAACTTTTTTGACTAATTTCTTTCATTGTAAGTAAGATTTTTATTTCGCCAATGTTTTCACAAAAATAAACTTAACTATAATCAGTTAATGCAGTATAACCTATTATATCGTGTTAACTACTATTTTTATCATATCACTTATTAATTCTTACCATAACGATTTATCTGTAATTAACTAATAAATGATCTAAttgtataaataatttttatgttttcGGGCATGATTATcctcgtgtgatgtattatgacttatgtaaattgtcggttttggttttcaggatgatcgaaatggatttggaagaacaattctcagtttgaagctttaaatttaaaaggtttgaccacgttttgactttttagtattcaatCTCGGATttagatttttatgatttggttagctccgttaggtgatttaggacttgggagcgcgtccggaatgtattttggaggtccgtggtaaatttaggcttgaattggcgaaattgaaaatttagcattttcCGGTAGacaatggaaattttgatatcggagtcggaatggaatttcgaaaattggagtaggCCCGTTGTGTcttttgtgacgtgtgtgcaaaatttcaggttattcaggagaggtttgatagactttttgatcgaaattggaattcggaagtttttggagttcttaggcttgaatccgtggttgatttgatgttttgatgttgttttgagggcccgaaggttggaataagtttgaatgatgatatggaGGTTtatggcatatttggttgaggttccgaaggcctcgggtgtgttttgggtggttaacggatcaatttttggactttagACTTGGCAGATTTTTTGGTGTTGTTGCAGAAAAATtcttgttcatcgcgttcgtgaatggtaaatgggaaagctgaGGAATTTGTTCTAAGCGTTAGCGAGGAGGAGGACGCGAACGTGGAGGTTGAGTAAAGTGTTCtatgtgttcgcgaagggtagtaGCAGCTAGGGACCCCAGGTCCCTTTGGTCTATGTGTTCGCGTGTCagggaacgcgttcgcgaaggagtgAGTTGGTAaagtttcgcgttcgcgatctgtggacgcgttcgcgaaggacattTTTGGAGGCAGACGAGATtagcctacgcgaacgtgagaggACCGTCACGTCCGCGTAGAAGGAATAACTGGGCAGTCAGATATAtttaaaaatcgagggtttaagtccaatatcacaaaaaccattagagagctcgggagaaggtgaaatttgaggagattttcagtggagtaattgaggtaagtattcttcactcatatttggtttaattccatgatttagtcttgaatttcatcatttaatttgagaatttagagtgaaaattggagggaaatggaagaaaagtttgagaattcttttggggatttgaatgggaaaTTGAGGTCtaattttgatgaatttattaTGAGTAGACTCGTGAGGgaataaggattctagttttgtggtttttatcgaattacgagacgtgggcctgggggtcgagtttgaccaatttcggaatttttgatgtaacttggttattttcgagtgggctttgttcctttagcatattttgatggtatgaatctgattttggttagatttggagtaattggaggccgattcgaggggcaaaggtatcgcaggctagagtttggaccggattgaagtaagtaatgattgtaaatcttatcttgagggtatgaaaccccggatttcacatcgtttcactattttgaagtgacgaaCACTCTATATGACAAGTGTGGGGGTGTGcgccgttggggattgtgacttggtccgtcccgtacgattattaagtcacgtatttgattgaaaactatttgttactattgtgttttggaaaatattattatgttttgagctgaatgccatatttggacttcgtgccaactgtttggacccttaggggatttttactactattcctcactattttgacttaatatttgtactcagtcatgctgtgttttactgatttcataactcaacctTATTTATCCAGTTTTAatgctataaatgatattttaggctgaacgccctgttttactgatagtccgagtggcttgtgaggttgatggctgagagaggccgatggcctaattgtgaggttgatgactgagagaggccgaaggccaggttgtgaggattatatatttaaatctttttcaaaaaatgcttcacacggagtactcggacgagcaaaaatcgcccgctttatctttgcgcgaaaacccttcgtgtcttcgtgcaaagaggggcagctgtaagcacgtgatttttgcttcacggacaatcactccaaaagaaaacaaaaatagtgacaaatgacctcgctgtacaatttttcgattttcCGTGACATGTGCTGGTAGTCCTTTGTGTTTCTATCCATTTTTTCATTgaatcttatcaaacaaaaatacaaaataagtaTGTCGTGTGTAATCGGGCCGTAATTCGGtctttaaaagaaaattcacaaaaaatacaGCTTTTGTTCTAGGctgtgatttaaccatttttaatttttttttaatatgtgtgtgataattgtttaGGTGTTGATTAATGGGtgttttaaattcattttaatttagttgtatttttaaaatcagaaaaaaaagaaaagaaaaaagaagtgaagaaatcggattgggccccaaATGAGGCCCAAAGCCAATGCAAGACCCAGTCCAAGCCAGGCCTGCCCAAGCACGGACCCCAAACGACGTTGTATCAGTATCCCTATTGGAACCGTTGATCTAATTCAAACGGACGGTCTTGATCAGACTGCTCAtttacccaaacgacgccgtttcaggcaagatgatctaagccgtccaaccccattgatccaacaAATCCAGGCCCTCATCTAAACCCGTTAACATGACCCGGTCCATGCCccttacccggtctcacccaccatcgcacccaaacgacaccgtctttcctaagtgaatagatcctggccatagatctcacttgatctaacggctaggatctaaaccctcaatacatatataaactctccatcacaccccacgccccccaaaccaaaccccacctTCCCCACTGTACACCATCGTCCCAAACACAACCCCTTCccgttccaaaccctagccgcccccatgcACTCTCACCCtaaaagccggcggcatgaacgccggtgaccacctccttaacacccttgatgcatctcactacCCCGAACACGAATTCACTAaccatgtacctcgaatcacactccatcgtctcgaatcttgatttgaagattcgagaccaaaccccgatctacaccaaaccaacccaaactcacactggacaaccccctgacctccctcgtgaccaaaccaagcttggtttggtccgaatctacccacaaatcctcaaGCCCCAAATCTGAAGATTCAAACCTTAGAACACAAGAACCTGAGGAATCCGACTTGCTTCATAGAgggtttggggtctaatagacttcaatcagggtgttctcggttgagaacaccccgGTTAAAGTTtgtttggcctcaaatggtcaaatctaaTTCGGACTTGGGTCGGCTTGGTTTGAACATTTTTAGtaagttttccttttttgtttctgTTTTATTTGAACACCAATTGAGTTTGTTAGCATGTTCTGTTATGATTGTTTGGTATTTCTGGTATTTTTCATTCCGATTTCTTCCGTCTTTGTAAGGCCTTTTATTTGGCCGATTATTTTCTGTGTATGTTTGCATACgttctgtgatatacatgctcgattagattagtcgtcgcaTAGATAACTCATATAGCCCCCCAGTGTCGTGCAAGGTTGTCTGAAGCCATTTGGGACCCTGTTTGTGTTGTTTATTTAATCGACTGATTAGTccttgttataattagtatagccGACTTGATAaacatcgtcgattagtttcctaGGATTGAATATTCAAATATGCTAATGCGTACAACTTCACATGATTGAACGAACCTGTGTTGTTAATTGGATGTTTGACATTATCTGTGAATATTAGTTTGTAACTGctttgtaaacaattaaaagaatcaggctagggcagtcttgaatttgaactttcagaagttcaaaaggccctgatgctgcaatggtTTAGGACAGTAATAATCAAGGCTTAACAAGGGTAGTTTGGGTATAAAAAAGAAcagaaatgattagtttaaatgagctgacaaatgGGGTACTGGATTAGGATTAAAATAAGGTAATAGTGGGAAGCCAAACTTGTTGGCATGGGGCTGATTGAATAAAAAAGGGGTGCCCATGTTGTTGGGCAGAAAACACAGGCTAAAAGCCTGTCGAATGGATGGGTATGGGgaatattttaattagtttagaaaggAAGTTATGGGCAGGAAAGAAGGGAAGGGTTCAAGGCAGCTAAGTGCTTGCcatttctgcctataaatagAGCTGTGGCAGAACTTAAAGGGGGCTGGACATTCTTTAGTCTTCAGAGAGAttctgtgagtaagaaaactgaaaaggaaaaaacagaaacaaatttcagaatactgtgaatgagtattgtctGAAAACTGTGTAAGAGTTCAAGGCGGTCAAGCTGTCTTTGTTGTTTGCTGTTGGTTGTTTGCCGAGCTTTGTTGgttattggatttctgttgctgttacattcgaTATCCTGGGCCTCCTGCTGTCTCTCTACTCTGTTTTTTTCTGGTATTTATCTGTTTGATGCTCGATCACCTGTGGGCTAcatagttgttgttgtttgtgttgctgtgttgttgctattTGTTGTTGCTGTTAGTTGCTTACTGCTGATActctttctcttcctcttcttattgtgcaaacatccaggtacacgactaatactgtcaatgttacttgaagttgagtatgaatgcaaaaagagaagaattgaagattgtTTATTTTAAGCATAGACTgttatattgaatatcatgtaatgcataatagtttacattttgtttggatactgaaggtaacttgcacgcctagtagatatcaatgtatgttgattgaatgttagttgtatatgtatgctgttaggtaaAAATATTCCCAATGTAGTAGGTTGTATCCTAGACATAGTTTAATTGTGTAACATATTCTTTAATACATGCCAAACATGAAACTATCCATTACTAGTTAAGTTCATCTCTTTTTGATAAActgctttgttataattattgATAAGCCACACCTTTAGAACAAAGAACATAAGTTTACGGTCTCAACCTCATgggggtcgagcccaggtcgaaacagaccaagcaggcccgcatcggataaacagtggcccaggtctggcccatctcgcatgagctggatttgggcccataatgttcgatcagcTGTCCGTGCGCGTAGCCACATTTTcctattctgtaaaagcattttgaatcctgctataaataacctgcaagcatgcaattaactaggactatctctataggatatccttttaaaataaggacgagatgagcctcgacaaataaaaatgcacaagctgcagggccctcgttaaatgtatatatcgaagcattcagtttccaaggcaggtcgtttagcaaatctcacgaccctcccggaataataacgcgatagtctctttaagcgcgcaTCTAATAAtcttatctccctaaactcgggtgcacatttatgtgacccaaatccaaatctcaacggagtcgaaatatgtctctagtcacgggcacattgattgtgacgtggcccgagatgcattttcatgacgttgtaaattccttttaataacaaagtgagacgagcctcgacaaacaagaaatgtagaagctgcggggccatctagatgtatatatattaaaatacttagaaatcgggacaggccgtttagcaaattttacggttttccccaaaataacaatacgttagttgctttaggcgcgtcttaataatttaatttccttaaacacgggtgcacatttatgtgacccaaatccaaatctcaaccaagtcgagatatgtcaataaccacgggtgcattgatgtaacgtggttcgagatatattttcacgacgttgcaattctcgtaaaaataataataaaagcagccAAAAGTTAAAATtagcacataagttcatatttgtataaaatcagataatcaagccgaatataacagttgagcgaccgtgctagaaccacggagctcgggaatgcctaacaccttctcccgggttaacagaattccttatccggatttctggtacgcagactgtaatatgaagtcattctttttctcgattcgggattaaaattggtgacttgggacaccctaaatctcccaagtggcgactctgaaataaataaaccaatcccgattcgattgtcctttaattggaaaaactcccttgcgccctctcgggtgcggaaaaaggaggtgtgacagctctggcgactctgctagggatttggacccagaaccactggttcagggttaagaattcgagcttgaaataattgttattatttggctttatttattatctaatttttacgtgtttgagcctaatatgctaaatgcctgcttttactgctttgatattatttgaactgtacatataaactgtgccgaaacccctctcttctctctcttgaggagtgcacgctggtcgtggcttctttctgttagtgtcatataccaaaatagaacgaggattcggaggagttgcaaaatcagatggccttttggttaccggtacacagctcccatccttggctcgagttgtccgctcgggtaagccaggtctagaacaaacacctaggttttacagcttagtataacatgacttcatgccagatccctagtaggaacgcttatttgcatcacgttgcatttaacttaggggactcaacacaagggttgagtCCGTCTTGGACTAGCAACCTAAAAtgaaagaccatcctgctacatcctgtttgctttatgtATTTACTtgcttcagacttgcatgctgaccggctttcgaatatcgggaatgttgtgaaaaagaaaaaaaaagaggaaataaCAGTTAGGGAATTAATTATTTTCGGAAAAACCAATACCCAGAAAATGGTTGAAACTCTAccggaattttgagaaaataaacaaaaggtgtcttattaatttgttttattaaagaccaaagaaaatagaaaagagaaaaatggatttttgtttcattttgaacagaaaaggaaaaatagtttgtcatGAGAAACATGGTTCACAAATTTGGTTTATGTTTTCCgcccgaactacgtcagtttgattctcgcagggtgtgggatacgtaggcaacccccatcgggcccAACTTACTATTTCAAAAATAGGTACAGTCCAAAAGAACAAAAGTCTTGAAATAGTCAAGGTGACATCATGCTTTTCAGAAAACAACCAAAATTTCGTTTTCCTAGGAAAGAAGTGTGTCAATTTGGTATTTAAGTCAAATaagtttggatttttgtttaatcacccccaataaacatgcagaatgagcataagTCCAAGTTTTCCAGTAACAGTTAGGAGCAAAATCCCTCTGGaggtgcgattatggtgggaggatttggagaAGTCAGAGCAAGGCAagatcaaactgcacctgggaggtCTGGCTAGTCTGTTGAATGTCAGGCCCcgatgcgacatcataaaggctttggttacattttgggacccggcccacaacgtattccgtttctcggattttgaactcaccccaaccttagaagaagtggcgggttacatggacgtcactgaaggtttgagacacaaatacctgatcgctccaagagctgtgaattcacacaaattcatggatctgttgaagataagcaaaggagtcccatacgctgaact of the Nicotiana tabacum cultivar K326 chromosome 7, ASM71507v2, whole genome shotgun sequence genome contains:
- the LOC107810323 gene encoding B3 domain-containing protein Os04g0386900-like, which gives rise to MEQELQLSVETAMESIPSSVHVSNHDDISTPEIESTGIEEIDNGEYWPLSGKPYVDIILTKTTVKPHYGMYLPRKMNKELPAAGAPAVLTCGRKKWDMFYYSNNNKFSAEWKKFVDDNDLKVGDALVFELSECSTNKIHFKVQILRGDFPSELLPEDEEGATDANPIEL